The segment TACGAGCGCTGATCCGGCGCCCGGCGTTCGGAATGGCCAGCGTGATGTGCCCCTGTCCCGAGGAAGACCTGAATAATCCGGCCTGCGTGAAGGTGGTTGCAGCGCTGTCCGGAGCAGCCTTGTACTTCTCGCGGAGCAGGATACCGTACGAGCGGAATGGAGCGGTCGGTGTGCGGGTGATGCAGCATGTAGGATTGTACGCGTACCGTGCCGCATTCTTGCTGCGATACCACGATCTGCCGCGGACGCCGCTCGAAATGACGGAAGGGCTTGAGCAGCTTCGGGTACTGGAGCACGGGCTGCCAATCTATATGCTGTCTGCGCAGAACGCGCCGATCGGAGTTGACACACCAGAAGATTTGGCGCGTGTGCGGGCAATTCTTGGGGAATCGCGTTCATAATCCAGAACTACTCAGCGAGGATCAACATGGCACAGATAAAGATCGGTGTTATCGGAACCGGCGGTATGGCGCAAGGGCACATCAAACGCCTGATGGAGCACGAAGATGCTGCCGTTGCAGCTCTCTGCGATATCAAGCCACAAGCGCTCGAGCGCACCATTGCAAACCATCCTGGTCTCGAAGACGTTCCGCGTTTCGCAGACTTTGGCGAAATGCTCCGCAATACCGATCTGGACGCGGTACAGATCATCACGCCGCACACCGTTCACTACGACCAGATCATCGAAAGCCTTGGCGCCGGGCTGCATGTTCTCACTGAGAAGCCGATGGTATGTAAGGTGAGCCACGCGCATCACGTGGTCAAGGCCGTTCAGGAATCGGGCAAGGTGTTGGTGCTTTCGTACCAGAGGCACTACCAACCGGAGTTCCTCTACATTCGCAACGCCATCAAATCCGGTGAGTATGGGCCTGTTCAGTTTGTACAGGGCCTGCAGTGTCAGGGCTGGTACCGCGGATGCCGCGGAAGCTGGCGGCAGGAGATGGAGTGGGGCGGAGGCGGCCAACTGAACGATTCGGGATCGCACCTGCTGGCCGTGCTGTTGTTTGTTACCGGTCTCAGCGTCAACCAGGTAGGCGCATTTATCGACAACTTTGATGTACCCGTGGATATCAACTCCGCGCTCTCCATCCAGTTTGATGGCGGCGCGCAGGGCAATATCTCCGTTGTAGGCAACGCGCCGAGTTGGCACGAGGACATCACGATCTGGTGCGACCGCGGTGTGTTCTACATGCGCCAGGGAACGCTGGAAGTCTGCCGGCCGGATGGCTCGCGTTTCAAGCCTACAGCCGCCGAGCTGCCAAAGGGCGACTGCCCGGATGACAACTTTGTGGACGCCATTCTGGGTCGCGCTGAGGTCGGTTCACCGGCGATTTGGGGACTTCGCGTGATCGAGCTGACCGAGGCAGCCTGGAAATCGGCGGCCAGCGGCAAAATCGAACAGGTGGAGCACGTCAAAGCGTGATTGCTGCGCGGTAAGCGTGTGAGATAGATACGCGCGCGGGCGCTCGTAGCACGGCTATGCCAGGCAAAACGCCTGGCATACGGCCAGAGCCGAGCCCCGGCGCCTTCAGCTCGACGGGCATCCAATCCTCGCGCTGGCGGCATCACCGTTGCGCCAGTCGCGCGAAGGAAGTCTGCAATTTAGTGCGGTTGCGCCGCTCACCCGCGGAACCGCGATTGTTCGCTTTGCCGGCGTTCCGTGAATTGATTCCCTGTCCGCAGCCACCACGCCACCGCCTTTCCTGCGCGGTCGCAGGCACCGGGTCGGCGGCGCCGTCCACGTAGATCCGGATTCATGCGGCGTGTCGTGCCAGTTCGTTGTGCGCGAGCCTCATTATTACGTGCGATACTTCCTATAGTACCGAAAAAGTTTGCTCGATTGCCTGTGGGGACGCAACTTCTTAACAAGTTCGCAGCTTAGACTCGTAGAACTCATTCGGAGGGAGAAGATGACCTGCCTCTTCAACCAGCGTACGCCATGTAATGCCGCGTTGGCCATCTTGGGGAGTGGTCGCGCTGCAGATCAGGCGGCAACGGGCCTTGTCGAATCCAGCCGCGGGGTGCTTACGGACGGCCGGCGTAAGCTTGGTCTCGAGTTCGGCGGTTATAGCCGTGGAGACGGGGCGCAGGTCGTCCTTGTCGCACTGCGGGTGCAGTTAGAACAGGCCTGCCAGGTAGCCGCCGTCTCACGCTGCTCCTGTGCGGCGGATGCGCGAAACAGCACCGATGATGTGGTTGCTCTCAAGTCGACTGATCCTCGCCGGATGTTGCCAGCTATGCTGGCAAAGACATCGTTATCGCGCCATTGTTCGACGTGGTTACCAAACAAGTCTGTATTATCGGCGAGGCTCGGGAATATGTCCAATCTGCAACGTTTTCAGGCGTGTTGTGTCAAAACGACTCGGGTATACTACCCGTTGTGACAGTTTGCCGCCCGGGGGTGTGATCGTGACGAAAGTGTTCGACCAGCGTAGGGTCTGTGCGGCAGCGTTGGCCGCCTTAGGCACCGATAGCGCCGCGGATCGGGCGGCAAACGACCTGAGCAGGGACATGTACCGTGTGATTTCTGCCTTTTACCGCCAACTCAATCAAACGTTTAGGGGAGAAGGTTCCGACGACTCCGCTCAGAAAGTCATAATCACCCTATGGCAGCATATTCTGCGCGCCCGGCGGCTAGCGGCAGAGCTTACGTGCGAATTGCCGACACTCGATGTCGTTCTGGCAGCGGCGGAGTCGTGGCAGTGCCCCGGAGTCAAGACAGCAATTGAGTCCGGTGACCCTCGTCAGAAGATGGCCGCGACAGTTGTAAAGTTATCGTCATGGCCCTATTGGAGGCGGGTGGCTGTTAACCAATTGAGGCAGGACGCCAAGGACGGTCATGGTGTGGCACAATTGGATCCGATGGTGGCCGAGGCGCTGCCGGACGACAGGAACCAGCGGGCGCTTACGGAAGTCGAGACGCGCGTGGATCTGGAGCCCGTGATGAATCAGTTCGACACACGAACTCGAGCGCTGCTGCGGATGGTCATGGCCGGCTGGTCAGACTCTGAGATCGCCCGCGCGATCAATGTCGACCGGAGTACAGTCGGTCGGAGACTCCGCAGATTGAGACTGATGTTTCCGTGGCTGGAGTAGCATGGCTCGGCGCCTGGTACCGCTGCGGCGTAGCTTTCAGATCGATCCGATCGGCACTCGGTCTCGCCGGTCGGGTGCTTTTGTTGGCGTCGCAGACTAGTGGTGCAAGGATCAAGTGACAGGCGCTGTACCTCGTGAATGCACACGCCACACGGTTAGTTCTTAGGGCGTCGAACGCTATTGCAACAGGTTGGAGCACCGAAGTCGAGCAGAATCGCGTTGCAGCCGCAGTCGCCTCCGCGGTCGGAATGCACGTGGACCGCCTCCACGCGTCGTGGTGCCAGGCGGATCGGCATCATGCGGTTATAAAAGGCGATGGCAGCTTGGACCGTGAACCGCACGTCCGGTCAGAGGGTGCTGGCTACTGGATAGCTACGTGGCGTCGATCGCTACTGTATCGCTGGCGGCTGAGACTGGGATGGCGGCACGCCTACTTGCGCCACGCCAGCCCTCCGACCCGAAACTGACGGTGATTGCCATAACGGTCTATTGCTGTAGCTGTGCCTTAGTGGGCCACCGCTGCCTGGAAGAGGATGGCAGCGGCCCAAGCTTGTTAGTGTGATGCCAGCAGGTCGGCAGCCATGGCAGAAGAGCATACGAACGGTGGAAACCACAGCGAGACCGAGCCAAACGTCGCTGTTAGCACGTGGATCGACGGGCAAACGAACCCGGATCGGGGCCGCCTCGCGCTGCTCTGCCAGGGCGTACCGTGCACGAAATCGGTACGCAGCTCAAGATCGACGGGGCGACCGTGTGTCACACGCTCACACGCCTCGCCCGCAGCCTAACGCGCTCGTCGCCGGACAGGCGTTCACCGAGACTCGCCCGGTTGAGTTCTACAGGCGCTCCGCGTAGTCTGTGGGGCACCCGCTTCGTCCTGCTTCCCCAGTGTGCAGCATTTCACTCCCGCTTGGGTTGAATAGTAGATATCTATATCGTATTATAAAGTGTCCGCCTGCCGAGATCC is part of the Armatimonadota bacterium genome and harbors:
- a CDS encoding Gfo/Idh/MocA family oxidoreductase; the protein is MAQIKIGVIGTGGMAQGHIKRLMEHEDAAVAALCDIKPQALERTIANHPGLEDVPRFADFGEMLRNTDLDAVQIITPHTVHYDQIIESLGAGLHVLTEKPMVCKVSHAHHVVKAVQESGKVLVLSYQRHYQPEFLYIRNAIKSGEYGPVQFVQGLQCQGWYRGCRGSWRQEMEWGGGGQLNDSGSHLLAVLLFVTGLSVNQVGAFIDNFDVPVDINSALSIQFDGGAQGNISVVGNAPSWHEDITIWCDRGVFYMRQGTLEVCRPDGSRFKPTAAELPKGDCPDDNFVDAILGRAEVGSPAIWGLRVIELTEAAWKSAASGKIEQVEHVKA
- a CDS encoding helix-turn-helix domain-containing protein: MAQLDPMVAEALPDDRNQRALTEVETRVDLEPVMNQFDTRTRALLRMVMAGWSDSEIARAINVDRSTVGRRLRRLRLMFPWLE
- the kdsB gene encoding 3-deoxy-manno-octulosonate cytidylyltransferase, producing MTGDARHPSPGRVVGMIPARLAATRLPNKPLLDIGGRTMIEHVWRRVTECSELTDVVIATPDEAVSAAGRAFGATVVLTSPDHPSGTDRLAEAARLLGLDAGDLVVNIQGDEPLLEVEVVDELVRALIRRPAFGMASVMCPCPEEDLNNPACVKVVAALSGAALYFSRSRIPYERNGAVGVRVMQHVGLYAYRAAFLLRYHDLPRTPLEMTEGLEQLRVLEHGLPIYMLSAQNAPIGVDTPEDLARVRAILGESRS